One Pseudomonas entomophila genomic window carries:
- a CDS encoding L-threonylcarbamoyladenylate synthase — MSQFFQIHAENPQARLIKQAVEIIRKGGVVVYPTDSAYAMGCQIGDKNAIERVRRLRQLDKNHNFTLLCCDLSQMGTFAKIDTATFRLLKAHIPGPYTFILNATREVPRLLMHEKRRTIGLRVPSNPIVLALLEELGEPLMSVSLILPGDEEPMTDPYEIRQRLEHHVDLIIDGGFGDLKASTVIDLSGDEPALIREGCGDPTPFLANA, encoded by the coding sequence GTGAGCCAATTTTTCCAGATTCATGCGGAGAACCCGCAGGCGCGCCTGATCAAGCAGGCTGTCGAGATCATCCGCAAGGGTGGGGTCGTGGTCTACCCGACCGACTCGGCCTATGCGATGGGCTGCCAGATTGGCGACAAGAACGCCATCGAGCGCGTTCGCCGCCTGCGTCAGTTGGACAAGAACCACAATTTCACCCTGCTGTGCTGCGACCTCTCGCAGATGGGCACCTTCGCCAAGATCGACACTGCGACCTTCCGTCTGCTCAAGGCGCACATTCCAGGCCCCTACACCTTCATCCTCAATGCCACCCGTGAAGTGCCGCGCCTGCTGATGCACGAAAAACGCCGCACCATTGGCCTGCGCGTACCCTCCAACCCCATCGTCCTGGCCTTGCTCGAGGAGCTCGGTGAGCCATTGATGAGCGTGAGCCTGATCCTGCCGGGCGACGAAGAGCCGATGACCGACCCTTACGAGATCCGCCAGCGCCTGGAGCATCACGTCGACCTGATCATCGATGGCGGCTTCGGTGACCTCAAGGCATCCACTGTCATCGACCTGTCCGGCGACGAACCTGCGTTGATCCGCGAAGGTTGCGGCGACCCCACGCCGTTCCTGGCCAACGCGTGA
- a CDS encoding PHP domain-containing protein, which yields MNVDLHCHSTASDGALSPTALVARAHEHGVRTLSLTDHDTLEGLPEARQACAEQGMQWVSGVELSCTWGGATIHVLGYDFPLDAPPLLEAIDNLHRGRWLRAEEIDRKLAAKGMPGALEGARAVQQELGDSGNAPARPHFAEFMVRAGFVKDRGEAFRKWLGAGKLGDVKLHWPTLEETVATLRQSNAWVSLAHPMHYELTRSKRRRLIADYIQAGGQALEVVNGMMPPEQVGTMSILTREFGLLASAGSDFHGPGTWGEIGAYRPLPEDLPPLWRRFRHEQPMAV from the coding sequence ATGAATGTTGATCTGCACTGTCACAGCACGGCCTCCGACGGCGCCCTGTCGCCCACGGCGCTGGTCGCCCGGGCCCACGAGCATGGGGTGCGGACTCTCTCGCTCACCGACCACGACACCCTCGAAGGCCTGCCCGAGGCGCGCCAGGCGTGCGCCGAACAAGGCATGCAGTGGGTCAGCGGTGTCGAACTGTCGTGCACCTGGGGCGGCGCGACCATTCATGTGCTGGGCTATGATTTCCCGTTGGATGCGCCACCCTTGCTCGAAGCCATCGACAACCTGCACCGTGGCCGCTGGCTGCGCGCCGAAGAGATCGATCGCAAGCTGGCGGCCAAGGGTATGCCCGGCGCACTGGAAGGCGCGCGGGCCGTGCAGCAGGAGCTGGGCGACAGCGGCAACGCCCCGGCGCGTCCGCACTTCGCCGAATTCATGGTGCGCGCCGGCTTCGTCAAGGACCGTGGCGAAGCCTTCCGCAAGTGGCTGGGCGCCGGCAAGCTGGGCGACGTCAAGCTGCACTGGCCAACGCTGGAGGAAACCGTAGCCACTCTACGCCAGTCCAATGCCTGGGTGAGCCTGGCCCATCCCATGCATTACGAACTGACACGCAGCAAGCGCAGACGGCTGATTGCCGACTATATTCAGGCAGGCGGGCAGGCACTGGAAGTGGTCAATGGGATGATGCCGCCCGAGCAGGTGGGGACGATGTCCATCCTCACCCGTGAGTTCGGCCTGCTGGCGAGTGCCGGCAGCGATTTCCACGGCCCTGGCACCTGGGGCGAGATCGGTGCCTACCGGCCCTTGCCCGAGGACCTGCCACCCCTGTGGCGCCGATTCCGACATGAACAGCCTATGGCGGTATGA
- a CDS encoding septation protein A, with amino-acid sequence MKQFIDFIPLLLFFIVYKLDPRPVEFAGHGFEFGGIYSATAMLIVSSVVVYGALFLRHGKLEKGQLLTLVACLVFGGLTLAFHSETFLKWKAPVVNWLFALAFTGSHFIGDRVLIKRIMGHALTLPETVWNRLNVAWIGFFLVCGAANLFVAFTFQDFWVDFKVFGSLGMTVIFLVAQGVYLSRHLHDTDPSTSKPKD; translated from the coding sequence GTGAAACAATTCATCGATTTCATCCCGCTGCTGCTGTTCTTCATCGTCTACAAGCTGGACCCGCGCCCGGTCGAATTCGCCGGCCACGGCTTCGAGTTCGGCGGGATCTACAGCGCCACCGCCATGCTGATCGTCAGCTCCGTGGTGGTCTACGGCGCGCTGTTCCTGCGCCATGGCAAGCTGGAAAAGGGCCAGTTGCTCACCCTGGTCGCCTGCCTGGTGTTCGGCGGCCTGACGCTTGCCTTCCACAGCGAAACCTTCCTCAAGTGGAAGGCGCCGGTGGTCAACTGGTTGTTCGCCCTGGCCTTCACCGGCAGCCATTTCATCGGCGACCGGGTGCTGATCAAACGCATCATGGGTCACGCCCTGACACTTCCCGAAACAGTCTGGAACCGCCTGAACGTGGCGTGGATAGGCTTCTTTCTCGTGTGCGGCGCTGCCAACCTGTTCGTCGCCTTCACCTTCCAGGACTTCTGGGTCGACTTCAAGGTGTTCGGCAGCCTGGGCATGACCGTGATCTTCCTGGTGGCCCAGGGTGTCTACCTGTCGCGCCACCTGCACGACACCGACCCCTCCACCTCCAAACCCAAGGACTGA
- a CDS encoding YciI family protein — protein MLYAIIASDVENSLEKRLAARPAHIERLQQLKAEGRVVLAGPHPAIDSNDPGAAGFSGSLIVAEFDSLAVAQAWADQDPYIAAGVYDKVVVKPFKQVLP, from the coding sequence ATGCTCTACGCCATCATCGCCAGCGACGTCGAAAATTCCCTGGAAAAACGCCTGGCCGCCCGCCCCGCCCACATCGAGCGCCTGCAACAGCTCAAGGCCGAAGGCCGCGTGGTCCTGGCCGGGCCACACCCGGCCATCGACAGCAACGACCCGGGCGCCGCCGGCTTCAGCGGCAGCCTGATCGTCGCCGAGTTCGATTCGCTGGCCGTCGCCCAGGCCTGGGCCGACCAGGATCCGTACATCGCCGCGGGCGTCTACGACAAAGTCGTGGTCAAGCCGTTCAAGCAAGTCCTGCCCTGA
- a CDS encoding translation initiation factor 2, which translates to MRQGPMSLLLCLSLLSPLAVAEQPLSLEAGARITELQQRLEESEQQRNALNQQLQNQDSTRESAQLTRLRQDNQRLKQAIKELQAGASLPQRLLTDQQQWFLIGSVVALLSAVCGILASGGHRRRRQWLN; encoded by the coding sequence ATGCGTCAAGGTCCGATGTCCCTGCTGCTTTGCCTGTCACTGCTGTCCCCTCTCGCCGTGGCCGAGCAGCCGCTGTCGCTGGAAGCCGGGGCGCGGATCACCGAGCTGCAGCAGCGCCTGGAAGAAAGCGAGCAGCAACGCAATGCGTTGAACCAGCAATTGCAGAACCAGGACAGCACGCGCGAAAGCGCCCAACTGACCCGCCTGCGCCAGGATAACCAGCGCCTGAAGCAGGCCATCAAGGAACTGCAGGCCGGCGCCAGCCTGCCCCAGCGCCTGCTCACCGACCAGCAGCAATGGTTCCTGATCGGCTCGGTCGTTGCACTGTTGTCGGCAGTCTGCGGTATCTTAGCCAGCGGCGGACACAGAAGACGCCGTCAATGGTTGAATTGA
- a CDS encoding response regulator transcription factor translates to MSELLLIDDDQELCELLGSWLTQEGFAVRACHDGQSARQALATQAPAAVVLDVMLPDGSGLELLKQLRSEHTDLPVLMLSARGEPLDRILGLELGADDYLAKPCDPRELTARLRAVLRRSHPSAPSSQVEVGDLAFSTVRGVVSIDGREMTLTLSESRILEALLRQPGEPLDKQELAQIGLGRKLTLYDRSLDMHVSNLRKKIGPHPDGRPRIVALRSRGYYYSL, encoded by the coding sequence ATGAGCGAGCTGTTACTGATTGATGATGACCAGGAACTGTGCGAGCTGCTCGGCAGCTGGCTGACCCAGGAAGGGTTTGCGGTACGTGCCTGCCACGATGGCCAGAGCGCGCGCCAGGCCCTGGCCACCCAAGCCCCGGCGGCGGTGGTGCTGGATGTCATGCTGCCTGATGGCAGCGGCCTGGAACTGCTCAAGCAGCTGCGCAGTGAACATACCGACTTGCCAGTGCTGATGCTTTCGGCCCGCGGCGAACCGCTGGACCGCATCCTGGGCCTGGAGCTGGGCGCCGATGACTACCTGGCCAAACCCTGCGACCCCCGCGAGCTCACCGCACGCCTGCGCGCGGTGCTGCGCCGCAGCCACCCCAGCGCCCCCAGCAGCCAGGTCGAAGTCGGTGACCTGGCCTTCAGCACGGTGCGCGGCGTGGTCAGCATCGACGGCCGCGAGATGACCCTCACACTCTCCGAGAGTCGCATCCTCGAAGCCCTGCTGCGCCAGCCCGGCGAACCGCTGGACAAGCAGGAGCTGGCGCAGATCGGCCTGGGCCGCAAGCTGACCCTCTACGACCGCAGCCTGGACATGCACGTCAGCAACCTGCGCAAGAAGATCGGCCCGCACCCCGACGGCCGCCCACGCATTGTTGCCCTGCGCAGCCGCGGCTACTACTACAGCCTCTGA
- a CDS encoding Spy/CpxP family protein refolding chaperone: protein MRKTLIALMFAAALPTVAMAMPEGGPRHDGPHHRGDAPFAQLDLSRDQRQQIGKLMGEQMQQRRDITERYINKLPAADQKAMKDEIKASHDKTEGQIRGLLKPDQQKKFDELQKERAARKAEWQEFQAWKAEKATKAQ, encoded by the coding sequence ATGCGCAAGACCCTTATCGCCCTGATGTTCGCCGCCGCCCTGCCGACCGTGGCCATGGCCATGCCTGAAGGCGGCCCGCGTCACGACGGCCCGCATCATCGCGGTGACGCGCCTTTCGCCCAACTGGACCTGAGCCGCGACCAACGCCAGCAGATCGGCAAACTGATGGGCGAGCAGATGCAACAGCGCCGCGACATCACCGAGCGCTACATCAACAAGCTGCCCGCCGCCGACCAGAAGGCCATGAAGGACGAGATCAAGGCCAGCCACGACAAGACCGAAGGCCAGATCCGCGGCCTGCTCAAGCCCGATCAGCAGAAGAAGTTCGACGAACTGCAGAAGGAACGCGCCGCGCGCAAGGCCGAATGGCAGGAATTCCAGGCCTGGAAAGCTGAAAAAGCCACCAAGGCCCAGTAA